A single genomic interval of Romboutsia ilealis harbors:
- a CDS encoding copper homeostasis protein CutC, which produces MLEIIGMSVEDAKAIEYCGANRIELVSALTEGGLTPSFSMIEKVINSVNIPVNVMIRNHAKSFRYSEYDLEVMQKDIEIVKSLGANGVVLGLLDDNKKIDTDGLEKLLEAVSDIDVTFHKAIDETNVLESVNVLNKYDKITNILTAGGVKNILENTNDIKSMIKNSKANILLGGGLNFDNIENIKKLTHATDFHFGTAVRINKSPFGEIDTNKLSQLVKLLEV; this is translated from the coding sequence GTGTTAGAGATTATAGGAATGAGTGTTGAAGATGCCAAGGCAATTGAATATTGTGGGGCTAATAGGATAGAACTTGTAAGTGCACTTACAGAAGGTGGACTTACACCGAGTTTTTCAATGATAGAAAAAGTTATAAATAGTGTGAATATACCTGTTAATGTAATGATTAGAAATCATGCAAAAAGCTTTAGATATAGTGAGTATGATTTAGAAGTAATGCAAAAAGATATAGAAATAGTAAAGTCTTTAGGAGCCAATGGAGTTGTACTTGGTTTATTAGATGATAATAAGAAAATAGATACGGATGGATTAGAGAAACTTTTAGAAGCTGTATCTGATATAGATGTAACTTTTCATAAAGCAATAGATGAGACTAATGTATTAGAAAGTGTTAATGTACTTAATAAATATGATAAGATAACAAATATATTAACAGCAGGGGGAGTTAAGAATATTTTAGAGAATACTAATGATATTAAATCTATGATAAAAAACTCAAAAGCTAATATATTATTAGGCGGCGGATTAAATTTTGACAATATAGAAAATATTAAAAAATTAACACATGCAACAGATTTTCATTTTGGAACAGCTGTTAGAATTAATAAAAGTCCATTTGGAGAAATTGATACAAATAAATTAAGTCAATTAGTAAAGCTTTTAGAAGTATAA
- a CDS encoding DUF3892 domain-containing protein: protein MDFRNDGVIGNLPKNINKEVPTPNADAKTITKLVKHDGDVVGYELSNGQRITKDEGIQMAKMGEIAGVAVATNKGNEYLRSLPDDNENNNLGNLPSITD, encoded by the coding sequence ATGGATTTTAGAAATGATGGAGTAATAGGAAATTTACCTAAAAATATAAACAAAGAAGTTCCAACTCCAAATGCTGATGCAAAAACAATAACAAAGCTTGTAAAGCATGATGGAGATGTTGTTGGATATGAATTATCAAATGGTCAAAGAATAACTAAGGATGAAGGAATACAAATGGCTAAAATGGGAGAAATAGCAGGTGTTGCTGTCGCTACTAATAAAGGCAATGAGTATTTAAGAAGTTTACCAGATGATAATGAAAATAACAATTTAGGCAATTTACCTAGTATAACTGACTAA
- a CDS encoding ABC transporter ATP-binding protein — translation MSILKTKKLVKIYGEEPNLVKALDNISIEINEGEFVAIIGTSGSGKSTLLNMLGGLDKPTSGEIIISNKLLSKLSDEELTIFRRRNIGFIFQNYNLVPILNVYENIVLPIELDGSKIDTNYVDSIINTLGLKEKLTNMPNNLSGGQQQRVAIARALATKPAIILADEPTGNLDSKTSMDVIGLLKITSKKFNQTIVMITHNEEIAQLADKIIRIEDGKVVVRGDK, via the coding sequence ATGAGTATATTAAAAACTAAAAAATTAGTAAAAATATATGGAGAAGAACCAAATTTAGTAAAAGCATTAGATAATATAAGTATAGAAATAAATGAAGGTGAATTTGTAGCAATAATAGGTACTTCAGGTAGTGGAAAATCAACACTACTTAATATGTTAGGAGGACTTGATAAACCAACTAGTGGAGAAATAATTATTTCTAATAAGCTACTTAGTAAATTAAGTGATGAAGAACTTACTATATTTAGAAGAAGAAATATAGGATTTATATTTCAAAATTACAACTTAGTTCCGATACTAAATGTATATGAAAATATAGTATTACCAATTGAATTAGATGGTTCAAAAATAGATACAAACTATGTAGATTCAATAATTAATACTTTAGGATTAAAAGAAAAACTAACTAATATGCCAAATAATTTATCAGGTGGTCAGCAACAAAGAGTAGCAATAGCAAGAGCATTAGCAACAAAGCCTGCAATAATTTTAGCTGATGAACCAACAGGAAATTTAGATAGTAAAACTAGTATGGATGTTATAGGATTATTAAAAATAACTAGTAAAAAGTTTAATCAAACTATTGTTATGATTACTCATAACGAAGAAATTGCCCAACTTGCAGACAAAATTATAAGAATAGAGGATGGCAAGGTAGTAGTAAGAGGTGATAAGTAA